One Flexivirga aerilata DNA segment encodes these proteins:
- a CDS encoding Lrp/AsnC family transcriptional regulator, whose translation MPSIDNLDARLIALFSERPQIGVLGASRVLGVARGTVQARLDRLIERGVISSLGPSVSPAALGYPVMAFCTLEIQQRKGREKVVEHLSQIPEVLEVHTITGSGDLFARFVAKDNSDLQRVIDQVVGDGLVVRASTTIALAELVAHRTLPLVRQTGGVTD comes from the coding sequence ATGCCGTCGATCGACAACCTCGATGCGCGCCTGATCGCGCTGTTCAGCGAGCGCCCGCAGATCGGCGTGCTCGGAGCTTCGCGGGTGCTCGGGGTCGCGCGCGGCACCGTGCAGGCCCGCCTGGACCGGCTGATCGAGCGGGGCGTGATCTCCTCGCTCGGCCCGTCGGTCTCCCCCGCCGCGCTGGGCTACCCGGTGATGGCGTTCTGCACCCTGGAGATCCAGCAGCGCAAGGGCCGAGAGAAGGTCGTCGAGCATCTCTCGCAGATCCCCGAGGTGCTGGAGGTGCACACGATCACCGGCAGCGGGGACCTTTTCGCGCGGTTCGTGGCCAAGGACAACAGCGACCTGCAGCGGGTGATCGACCAGGTCGTCGGCGACGGCCTCGTGGTGCGGGCATCCACCACGATCGCGCTCGCCGAACTCGTCGCGCACCGCACCCTGCCGCTGGTGCGGCAGACCGGCGGCGTCACCGACTGA